A portion of the Rhodopseudomonas sp. BAL398 genome contains these proteins:
- a CDS encoding glycosyltransferase, whose amino-acid sequence MNQAIRLGTGPQSQTSAPLQLSIIVPTFNERDNVLALFHKLDAALAGVAWEVIFVDDNSPDGTADLVRDLGQRDGRARCLRRIGRRGLSGACIEGILASSAPYVAVMDADLQHDESQLGKMLGLLQSGAAELVVGSRYVAGGSADSFNKRRADVSALATALARRVLRVEIADPMSGFFMIRRDRFEQLAPQLSTQGFKILLDVVATARGNLRIVEVPFTFGTRLHGESKLDSMVVLDFLGLLLAKYTNDIVSLRFLLFAGVGSIGVVVHFLGLFAALRLVGLPFPQAQACGAILAMTSNFVLNNFLTYRDLRLRGLGILRGLLLFYLVCSVGLLANVGVAFSVYNQEPIWWLAGAAGALMGVVWNYAMSGLFVWRKR is encoded by the coding sequence ATGAACCAAGCCATCAGACTGGGCACCGGACCGCAATCGCAGACAAGCGCTCCGCTGCAGCTGTCGATCATCGTCCCCACCTTCAACGAGCGCGACAATGTGCTGGCGCTGTTCCACAAGCTGGACGCGGCGCTGGCCGGGGTGGCCTGGGAGGTGATTTTCGTCGATGACAATTCGCCCGACGGCACCGCCGATCTGGTGCGCGACCTTGGCCAGCGCGATGGCCGCGCGCGCTGCTTGCGGCGGATTGGACGGCGCGGCCTGTCCGGCGCCTGCATCGAGGGGATTCTCGCCTCCAGCGCGCCCTATGTGGCGGTGATGGACGCCGATCTGCAGCATGACGAGTCCCAGCTCGGCAAGATGCTGGGACTGTTGCAAAGCGGCGCCGCCGAATTGGTGGTCGGCAGCCGTTACGTCGCCGGCGGCAGCGCCGACAGCTTCAACAAACGGCGCGCCGACGTCAGCGCGCTGGCGACCGCATTGGCCAGGCGGGTGCTGCGGGTCGAGATCGCCGATCCGATGAGCGGGTTCTTCATGATCCGCCGCGACCGGTTCGAGCAATTGGCGCCGCAGCTGTCCACCCAGGGCTTCAAGATCCTGCTCGACGTCGTGGCGACCGCGCGCGGCAATCTGCGGATCGTCGAGGTTCCCTTCACCTTCGGCACGCGGCTGCACGGCGAGAGCAAGCTCGATTCCATGGTGGTGCTGGATTTTCTCGGCCTGCTGCTGGCGAAATACACCAATGACATCGTATCGCTGCGCTTTTTGCTGTTCGCCGGCGTCGGATCGATCGGCGTGGTGGTGCATTTCCTCGGTCTGTTCGCCGCGCTGCGGCTGGTCGGACTGCCGTTTCCGCAGGCGCAGGCTTGCGGCGCGATCCTGGCCATGACCAGCAATTTCGTGCTCAACAATTTCCTGACCTATCGCGACCTGCGGCTGCGCGGGCTCGGCATTCTGCGCGGGCTGTTGCTGTTTTATTTAGTGTGCAGCGTCGGGCTGCTGGCCAATGTCGGCGTCGCCTTCTCGGTCTATAATCAGGAGCCGATCTGGTGGCTGGCGGGCGCGGCGGGAGCGCTGATGGGCGTGGTCTGGAACTACGCGATGTCCGGCCTGTTCGTCTGGCGCAAGCGATAA
- a CDS encoding DUF72 domain-containing protein codes for MKNKSGMIRVGIGGWTFAPWRGVFYPDKLPQRQELEYAASKLTSIEINGTFYGSQKPESFRKWKSEVPDGFVFALKGPRFATNRRVLAEAGDSIARFYDSGVLELGDRLGPVLWQFAPTKKFDEADFGAFLELLPRKLDGRPLRHVVEVRHDSFCIPAFVTLLRRFKTPVVFSEHASYPAIADITGDFVYARLQKGKDTVKTGYPPKALDAWVERLRDWAGGGEPTDLPRITATKPKQQKRDVFAYVIHEGKVRAPAAAMELIKRLT; via the coding sequence ATGAAAAACAAATCCGGCATGATCCGCGTCGGCATCGGCGGCTGGACCTTCGCACCGTGGCGCGGGGTGTTCTATCCTGACAAGTTGCCGCAACGGCAGGAGCTGGAATATGCCGCCTCCAAGCTGACTTCGATCGAGATCAACGGCACGTTTTACGGTTCGCAAAAGCCGGAAAGCTTCCGCAAATGGAAAAGCGAGGTGCCGGACGGCTTCGTATTCGCGTTGAAAGGGCCGCGCTTTGCAACCAACCGCCGGGTGCTGGCGGAGGCCGGGGACAGCATCGCCCGGTTCTACGATTCCGGCGTGCTCGAGCTCGGCGACCGGCTCGGCCCGGTGCTGTGGCAATTCGCGCCGACCAAGAAATTTGACGAGGCCGATTTCGGCGCCTTTCTTGAACTGCTGCCCCGCAAGCTCGATGGCCGCCCGCTGCGCCATGTCGTCGAGGTCCGCCATGACAGTTTCTGTATCCCGGCCTTCGTGACATTGCTGCGCCGTTTCAAGACCCCGGTGGTGTTCTCCGAACACGCCAGCTACCCGGCGATCGCCGATATCACCGGCGACTTCGTCTATGCCCGGCTGCAGAAGGGCAAGGACACGGTCAAGACCGGCTATCCGCCGAAGGCGCTCGACGCCTGGGTCGAGCGGCTGCGGGACTGGGCTGGCGGCGGCGAGCCCACGGATCTGCCGAGGATCACCGCCACCAAGCCGAAACAGCAAAAGCGCGACGTGTTCGCCTACGTCATCCATGAAGGCAAGGTGCGCGCGCCGGCCGCGGCGATGGAATTGATCAAGCGGCTGACATAG
- the bcsS gene encoding cellulose biosynthesis protein BcsS: MAAAIMAHGEDALAQTAPTAPPPVDHLSGGARPERLLLFGGFDLWRNSLAGYGGLQWSASDLDSDGFIVRMFASDGIEHYRTPTVDYATNIVRASLLPGWRFKRGAFELKLFAGLDLEHHHLTPDVIDAPLRGTTIGARLAAEIWAQPIPELMLASSFYVTTIGHGYGARVAAGWRLYDRFWVGPELCGAADELSRQTKIGVHLTGLRIGQSEWSAAAGYVDDSYHRSGPYLRIGVLTRQ, translated from the coding sequence ATGGCCGCGGCCATCATGGCCCACGGCGAAGATGCGCTCGCCCAGACAGCACCGACCGCGCCACCGCCTGTCGACCATCTCAGCGGCGGCGCGCGGCCCGAACGTTTGCTGCTGTTCGGCGGGTTCGATCTGTGGCGCAACAGCCTGGCCGGCTATGGCGGGCTGCAATGGTCGGCGAGCGATCTCGACAGCGACGGCTTCATTGTGCGGATGTTCGCCTCCGACGGCATCGAGCACTACCGCACCCCGACCGTCGATTACGCCACCAATATTGTCCGCGCTTCGCTGTTGCCGGGCTGGCGGTTCAAGCGCGGCGCATTCGAGCTCAAGCTGTTCGCCGGACTCGATCTGGAACATCATCATCTGACACCGGACGTCATCGACGCCCCGCTACGCGGCACGACGATCGGCGCGCGCCTCGCCGCCGAGATCTGGGCGCAGCCGATCCCGGAGCTGATGCTGGCGTCATCATTTTACGTCACCACGATCGGCCACGGCTATGGCGCGCGTGTCGCCGCCGGCTGGCGGCTCTATGACAGATTCTGGGTCGGCCCGGAGCTTTGTGGCGCGGCCGATGAGCTCAGCCGGCAAACCAAAATCGGCGTGCATCTCACCGGACTGCGGATCGGCCAATCGGAATGGTCTGCCGCCGCCGGCTATGTCGACGACAGCTATCATCGCAGCGGCCCCTATCTGCGCATCGGCGTACTGACGCGGCAATAA
- a CDS encoding ABC transporter permease — protein sequence MSAADSTASGRQPPPPKMRFGFLRRTYAMLVKELIQLRRDRLTFAMIIVIPVMQLLLFGYAINTTPRHLPTAVLLQEDSDLGRSILKALENTAYFKFTQEVHSAAEFDALLLSGKVLFGVEIPQGFERAVRRGDRPALLVAADATDPVAAGSALSALGQIVQTALLHDRVAGEPAQPPFEIRAHARYNPAGSSRLNIVPGLVGTILTMTMLIFTALSVTREIERGTMENLLSMPITPVEVMLGKILPYVMVGFIQATLILGIGVLLFGVPLLGSLLMLALLSTLFITTNLAIGYTFSTLVQNQLQAMQASMMFFLPSMLLSGFMFPFAGMPQWAQYVGECLPLTHYLRIVRAIMLKGSTLENLRYDTLALAALMLVAMTIAVTRFRRTLD from the coding sequence ATGAGCGCCGCAGATTCCACGGCCAGCGGGCGTCAGCCGCCGCCACCGAAGATGCGGTTCGGCTTCCTGCGCCGCACCTATGCGATGCTGGTCAAGGAACTGATCCAGCTGCGGCGCGATCGGCTCACCTTCGCGATGATCATCGTGATCCCGGTGATGCAATTGCTACTGTTCGGCTACGCCATCAACACCACGCCGCGGCATCTGCCGACCGCGGTGCTGCTGCAGGAGGACAGCGACCTCGGCCGCTCGATCCTGAAGGCGCTGGAGAATACCGCTTACTTCAAATTCACCCAGGAGGTGCACAGCGCCGCCGAATTCGACGCGCTGTTACTGTCCGGCAAGGTGCTGTTCGGCGTCGAGATTCCGCAAGGCTTCGAGCGCGCGGTGCGCCGGGGTGACAGGCCGGCGCTGCTGGTCGCAGCCGACGCCACCGATCCGGTCGCCGCGGGCTCGGCCCTTTCGGCGCTGGGCCAGATCGTGCAGACCGCGCTGCTGCACGACCGTGTCGCCGGCGAGCCGGCGCAGCCGCCGTTCGAGATCCGCGCCCATGCCCGCTACAATCCGGCCGGATCGTCGCGGCTCAATATCGTCCCCGGCCTGGTCGGCACCATCCTGACCATGACCATGCTGATCTTCACCGCGCTGTCGGTGACCCGCGAGATCGAGCGCGGCACCATGGAGAATCTGTTGTCGATGCCGATCACCCCGGTCGAAGTGATGCTCGGCAAGATCCTGCCCTATGTGATGGTCGGCTTCATCCAGGCCACGCTGATCCTCGGCATCGGCGTGTTGCTGTTCGGGGTGCCGCTCCTCGGCAGCCTTTTGATGCTGGCGCTGCTGTCGACGCTGTTCATCACCACAAATCTGGCGATCGGCTACACCTTCTCGACGCTGGTGCAGAATCAGCTGCAGGCGATGCAGGCGTCGATGATGTTCTTTCTGCCGAGCATGCTGCTGTCCGGCTTCATGTTCCCGTTCGCCGGGATGCCGCAGTGGGCGCAATATGTCGGCGAATGCCTGCCGCTGACGCATTACCTGCGGATCGTGCGCGCCATCATGCTGAAGGGCTCGACCCTGGAAAACCTGCGCTACGACACGCTGGCGCTGGCCGCCCTGATGCTGGTGGCGATGACCATCGCGGTGACGCGATTCCGGCGCACGCTGGATTAG
- a CDS encoding ABC transporter ATP-binding protein, protein MSEAADIAIDVSGLSKSFNGREVVHDLSMQVKRGAIYGFLGPNGSGKTTTIRMLCGLLTPDSGQGTCLGYDITRDADKIKRLVGYMTQRFSLYQDLSVRENLEFVARLYGVPDARNAAREMIKRLGLSGREEQLAGELSGGWKQRLALGACTLPNPQLLLLDEPTAGVDPKARRDFWNEIHGLAAEGLTVLVSTHYMDEAERCHEIAYIAYGHLLIHGTVDEVIAKSALTTYVVSGDQLNTLASDLTGRPGVDMVAPFGSSLHVSGRDHAALEAVAASYRDHQGQHWQPGAPSLEDVFIDLMSRSTDNFQ, encoded by the coding sequence ATGAGCGAAGCCGCCGACATCGCCATCGACGTCTCCGGCCTGTCGAAATCCTTCAACGGCCGCGAGGTGGTGCACGATCTGTCGATGCAGGTGAAGCGCGGCGCCATTTACGGCTTCCTCGGCCCCAATGGCTCCGGCAAGACCACCACGATCCGGATGCTGTGCGGATTGCTGACGCCGGATAGCGGGCAGGGCACCTGCCTGGGCTACGACATCACCCGCGACGCCGACAAAATCAAGCGGCTGGTCGGCTATATGACGCAGCGCTTCAGCCTGTATCAGGACCTGTCGGTGCGCGAAAATCTGGAATTCGTCGCCAGGCTCTATGGCGTGCCCGACGCGCGCAATGCCGCGCGCGAGATGATCAAGCGGCTCGGCCTGTCCGGCCGCGAGGAGCAGCTTGCCGGCGAACTCTCCGGCGGCTGGAAGCAGCGGCTGGCGCTTGGCGCCTGCACCCTGCCGAACCCGCAATTGCTGCTGCTAGACGAGCCGACCGCCGGCGTCGACCCGAAGGCACGGCGGGATTTCTGGAACGAGATTCACGGGCTGGCCGCCGAAGGCCTCACCGTGCTGGTCTCGACCCACTATATGGACGAGGCCGAGCGCTGCCATGAAATTGCGTATATCGCCTATGGCCATCTGCTGATCCACGGCACCGTCGACGAGGTGATCGCCAAATCCGCGCTGACGACTTACGTGGTGAGCGGCGATCAGCTCAATACGCTGGCGAGCGACCTGACCGGCAGGCCGGGCGTCGACATGGTGGCGCCGTTCGGCTCCAGCCTCCACGTCTCCGGCCGCGACCACGCCGCGCTGGAGGCGGTGGCGGCAAGCTATCGCGATCATCAGGGGCAGCACTGGCAGCCCGGCGCGCCGTCGCTCGAGGACGTGTTCATCGATCTGATGAGCCGCTCGACGGATAATTTCCAATGA
- a CDS encoding HlyD family secretion protein, with product MTLQPILHAVIGVATLALLAGCGKPDDGAYQGWVEADMIFVSPDEAGRVTRLDVREGDEVKPGEPLYAVDDDLQQADLNQNQATLANARQTYERAEALRRTGSGTQASLDSAVSALRVAEARVETSQTRLRRRNAFAPVGGNIQQIYFRVGEMVPAQKPVLSILPPGNMKVRFFVAEPDLPKLKVGDEVRVSCDNCAADLTATIYFIATTAEYTPPVIYSLEERSKLVYLIQARPSKPASLRVGQPVTVRLGAASTPMAKR from the coding sequence ATGACGCTGCAACCCATCCTCCACGCCGTCATCGGCGTTGCGACGCTGGCGCTGCTGGCCGGCTGCGGCAAGCCGGATGACGGCGCCTATCAGGGCTGGGTCGAGGCCGACATGATTTTCGTCAGTCCCGACGAGGCCGGCCGCGTCACCCGGCTCGACGTCCGCGAGGGCGACGAGGTCAAGCCTGGCGAGCCGCTCTATGCGGTCGATGATGATTTGCAGCAGGCCGACCTTAACCAGAACCAGGCGACGCTGGCCAATGCCCGGCAGACTTATGAGCGCGCCGAGGCGCTGCGCAGGACCGGCTCCGGAACCCAGGCCAGCCTCGACTCCGCGGTGTCGGCGCTGCGCGTCGCCGAGGCGCGCGTGGAAACCTCGCAGACCCGGCTGCGGCGGCGCAACGCCTTCGCGCCGGTCGGCGGCAACATCCAGCAGATCTATTTCCGCGTCGGCGAGATGGTGCCGGCGCAAAAGCCGGTGCTGTCGATCCTGCCGCCCGGCAACATGAAGGTGAGGTTCTTCGTCGCCGAGCCGGACCTGCCGAAGCTCAAAGTCGGCGACGAGGTTCGCGTCAGTTGTGACAATTGCGCCGCCGATCTCACCGCGACGATCTATTTCATCGCGACCACGGCCGAATACACCCCGCCGGTGATCTACAGTCTCGAGGAGCGCAGCAAGCTGGTGTATCTGATCCAGGCCCGCCCCAGCAAACCCGCCAGCCTGCGCGTCGGCCAGCCGGTCACGGTGCGGCTCGGTGCCGCCAGCACCCCGATGGCGAAGCGATGA
- a CDS encoding TetR/AcrR family transcriptional regulator encodes MKIPANKRGRSPTRSAIGRAGVNPQPGREAAAASPSSRATRAAERRAAIIDAGLAEFTARGYAATRLEDVAKRAGVAKGTIYLHFTDKEALFQELIRTALVPVVNRLTLLPPPGATVRATLEHFAESFVREVVQTDRGDLLRLIMAEGPRFPSLAEFHYREVVERGLAGMRKLIECGVARGEIRHQALAEFPQLVVAPALLAVVWQGLFARHAPLDALAMLRVHIALLFGERSTP; translated from the coding sequence ATGAAAATTCCAGCGAACAAGCGAGGCAGATCGCCGACCCGGTCGGCCATCGGCCGGGCCGGAGTCAACCCCCAGCCCGGACGCGAGGCGGCCGCCGCGTCGCCGTCATCACGCGCCACGCGCGCGGCCGAGCGCCGCGCCGCGATCATCGACGCGGGGCTCGCGGAATTCACCGCGCGGGGCTATGCGGCGACCCGGCTCGAGGACGTGGCCAAGCGCGCCGGTGTCGCCAAGGGGACGATCTATCTGCACTTCACCGACAAGGAAGCCCTGTTCCAGGAATTGATCCGCACCGCCTTGGTGCCGGTGGTCAACCGGCTCACCCTGCTGCCGCCGCCCGGCGCGACGGTGCGCGCCACGCTGGAGCACTTCGCCGAATCCTTCGTGCGCGAGGTGGTGCAGACCGATCGCGGCGACCTTTTGCGCCTGATCATGGCGGAGGGGCCGCGTTTCCCGTCCCTTGCCGAATTCCACTATCGCGAGGTGGTCGAGCGCGGCCTCGCCGGAATGCGCAAGCTGATCGAATGCGGCGTGGCGCGCGGCGAAATCCGCCATCAGGCGCTGGCGGAGTTTCCCCAGCTCGTGGTCGCGCCGGCGCTGCTGGCGGTGGTCTGGCAGGGCCTGTTCGCCCGCCACGCGCCGCTCGACGCGCTGGCGATGCTGCGGGTTCATATCGCGCTGCTGTTCGGCGAACGGAGTACGCCATGA
- a CDS encoding sensor domain-containing diguanylate cyclase, with the protein MQQPLDHIATQPADRDRRRTGDPRSIAAAAQTRTQQRRALVAILVLNFAAIGIDVGVLDEHLAIAVALRLMLVFPIVLLGLALNCWSANTSLQATVNAVAVVVCIASVAAIGEVSPEPFAGRYMMAAQFFIFTSALLSGLPWRHTQIMTVAATGAYALIVATGLQWPPKWANLDLVGFGIVMGAMALRVRKRKDEQIAELELIRSNDAQLKKQLREASESLGRLSTTDSLTGAFNRRYLDELIAHGANSVVPSLGQGVLMVDVDHFKLFNDHSGHAAGDRCLQQIVATIRDNVRPSCDIVVRYGGEEFAVILPGMDEAELRHAAERLCRVVSDLKIPHPGLGERGIVTISIGASVAAPDESLAEALERADQLLYRAKQGGRNQVTT; encoded by the coding sequence TTGCAGCAACCGCTTGACCATATCGCCACGCAGCCCGCGGATCGCGACCGGCGCCGCACCGGAGACCCGCGATCTATCGCTGCGGCGGCGCAGACCAGAACGCAGCAGCGGCGGGCGCTGGTAGCGATCCTGGTGCTGAATTTCGCCGCGATCGGCATCGATGTCGGCGTCCTTGACGAGCATCTGGCGATCGCGGTCGCATTGCGTCTGATGCTGGTGTTCCCGATCGTCCTGCTTGGGCTTGCTCTCAATTGCTGGTCGGCAAACACGTCGCTGCAAGCGACCGTCAATGCCGTCGCGGTGGTGGTCTGCATCGCCTCGGTTGCGGCGATCGGCGAGGTCTCGCCGGAGCCGTTCGCCGGCCGCTACATGATGGCCGCGCAGTTCTTCATCTTCACGTCGGCGCTGTTATCGGGGCTGCCGTGGCGCCATACCCAGATCATGACCGTCGCGGCGACCGGTGCCTATGCGCTGATCGTCGCCACCGGGCTGCAATGGCCGCCGAAATGGGCGAACCTTGACCTTGTCGGTTTCGGCATTGTGATGGGCGCGATGGCGCTGCGGGTCAGGAAACGGAAGGACGAGCAGATTGCCGAACTGGAGCTGATCCGCAGCAATGACGCGCAGTTGAAGAAACAGCTCCGCGAAGCCAGTGAATCCCTGGGTCGGCTGTCCACCACGGATTCGCTGACCGGCGCGTTCAATCGGCGCTACCTCGACGAATTGATCGCGCATGGCGCCAACTCGGTCGTGCCGTCGCTCGGTCAGGGCGTGCTGATGGTCGATGTCGATCACTTCAAGCTGTTCAACGATCACAGCGGCCATGCCGCGGGCGACCGCTGTCTGCAGCAGATTGTCGCCACAATCCGCGACAATGTGCGGCCGTCCTGCGACATCGTCGTGCGCTATGGCGGCGAGGAATTCGCCGTCATCCTGCCCGGCATGGACGAAGCCGAGCTGCGCCACGCCGCCGAGCGTCTATGCCGCGTGGTCAGCGATTTGAAGATCCCGCATCCCGGGCTCGGCGAGCGCGGCATCGTCACCATCAGCATCGGCGCCTCGGTTGCGGCGCCCGACGAAAGCCTCGCCGAGGCGCTGGAACGCGCCGATCAATTGCTCTACCGCGCCAAGCAGGGTGGGCGAAATCAGGTGACCACCTGA
- a CDS encoding DUF4189 domain-containing protein encodes MALSITTLIATPLHAAGAFAIGKCGAYGQAFDYQVEAAAISEAQKQCRGDCAMLTMKRACAALAIDMTNPCGAHGYAVRPKISSSLNAATKKCYEFGGKECVIRAWACDAKG; translated from the coding sequence ATGGCCTTGTCGATCACCACATTGATAGCGACGCCGTTGCATGCCGCTGGCGCCTTCGCGATCGGCAAATGCGGCGCCTATGGCCAGGCGTTCGACTACCAGGTCGAGGCCGCCGCGATCTCCGAGGCGCAAAAGCAGTGCAGGGGCGATTGCGCGATGCTCACCATGAAGCGCGCCTGCGCGGCCTTGGCCATCGACATGACCAATCCCTGCGGCGCCCATGGCTATGCGGTGAGGCCGAAGATCTCCAGTTCGCTCAATGCCGCGACCAAGAAGTGCTACGAATTCGGCGGCAAGGAATGCGTGATCCGCGCCTGGGCCTGCGACGCCAAGGGCTGA
- a CDS encoding avidin/streptavidin family protein encodes MRPIIRTFLGILASACIWLTLSVAAQAQAIWTWTNQYGSTLAVTSFNQNTGAIAGTYTNNAANSCDSGTAQPMTGWLALGSTGTAISFSVNFAGCSSTTVWTGQLKNDAGFQGLWLLSLAEPVAWNGISAGADTFTYGSGDKTKLMAKDAAPTAPSEKLSNTTDRK; translated from the coding sequence ATGCGACCGATCATCAGGACATTTTTGGGAATTCTGGCGTCGGCATGTATCTGGCTGACGCTCTCCGTCGCGGCTCAGGCGCAGGCGATCTGGACCTGGACCAATCAATATGGCTCGACTCTCGCCGTCACCAGCTTCAACCAGAACACCGGCGCCATCGCCGGCACCTACACCAACAACGCAGCCAACAGCTGCGACTCAGGCACGGCCCAGCCGATGACAGGCTGGCTCGCATTGGGCAGCACCGGCACGGCGATCAGCTTTTCGGTCAATTTTGCCGGTTGCAGCTCGACCACGGTCTGGACCGGCCAATTGAAGAACGACGCCGGATTCCAGGGGCTGTGGCTGCTGTCGCTGGCCGAGCCGGTGGCCTGGAACGGGATCAGCGCCGGGGCCGACACCTTCACCTATGGCAGCGGCGACAAAACCAAGCTGATGGCGAAGGACGCCGCGCCGACCGCGCCCAGCGAGAAGCTGTCGAACACCACAGACCGCAAGTAG
- a CDS encoding molybdopterin-binding/glycosyltransferase family 2 protein, producing MKFGPVAPADAIGGVTVHTLRQGSLLLKKGTTIGPAEVDALAAAGVDQIVVVQLETGDVSEDVAAADVAGAVAGDGVDVERAFTGRANLFAAQAGVLVIERAIVDRINGVDESITFATLPAFKPVVAGEMIATVKIIPFGVAGTLRDAAVAAAAGGALRIAPFVISRVGVVSTQLPGLAPKVIEKTLRVTAERLAPAGAAIIAERRVAHDQAALAAAIEELIGLGAELVIVFGASAIADRRDVIPAAIEGIGGAIAHFGMPVDPGNLLLIGSASGVPVLGAPGCARSPVENGFDWVLMRLLAGLEVTRQDITGLGVGGLLMEIVTRPQPRLPVADGNRDVAAIILAAGRSTRMGGPNKLLAELNGKALVRIVAERVLASKASSVIVVTGHQADKVEAALHGLKVRVVHNPDFAEGLASSVKAGIAAVPASADGAVVCLGDMPLIDSELLDRLIAAFAPDRGSLIAVPVSDGRRGNPVLWSRRFFAELMTLDGDIGARHLIAKHSEAVAEVPVEGRGAFLDIDTPQALEQAQRG from the coding sequence GTGAAGTTCGGCCCGGTGGCTCCGGCGGATGCGATCGGCGGCGTCACCGTGCATACGCTGCGGCAGGGATCGCTGCTGCTGAAGAAGGGCACCACGATTGGGCCCGCCGAAGTCGACGCGCTGGCGGCCGCCGGCGTCGACCAGATTGTGGTGGTGCAGCTCGAAACCGGCGATGTCTCCGAGGACGTTGCGGCGGCGGACGTCGCCGGCGCGGTCGCGGGCGACGGCGTCGATGTCGAGCGCGCTTTCACTGGCCGCGCCAATCTGTTCGCCGCGCAGGCCGGCGTGCTGGTGATCGAGCGCGCGATTGTCGACCGCATCAATGGCGTCGACGAATCCATTACCTTTGCGACGCTGCCGGCGTTCAAGCCGGTGGTCGCGGGCGAGATGATCGCCACCGTAAAGATCATTCCGTTCGGCGTTGCCGGCACGCTGCGTGACGCTGCCGTCGCGGCGGCCGCCGGCGGCGCGCTGCGCATCGCGCCATTCGTGATCAGCCGCGTCGGCGTGGTGTCGACGCAACTGCCCGGGCTGGCGCCGAAGGTGATCGAGAAGACGCTGCGAGTGACCGCGGAGCGGCTGGCGCCGGCGGGTGCGGCGATCATCGCCGAGCGCCGCGTGGCGCATGACCAGGCCGCGCTGGCGGCGGCGATCGAGGAGTTGATCGGGCTCGGCGCCGAGCTCGTCATCGTGTTCGGCGCCTCGGCGATCGCCGACCGCCGCGACGTGATTCCGGCGGCGATCGAGGGCATCGGCGGCGCCATCGCGCATTTCGGCATGCCGGTCGATCCCGGAAATTTGCTGCTGATCGGCAGCGCGTCCGGCGTGCCGGTGCTGGGCGCGCCGGGCTGCGCCCGCTCGCCGGTGGAAAACGGCTTCGACTGGGTGTTGATGCGGCTGCTCGCCGGCCTCGAGGTGACGCGCCAGGATATCACCGGCTTGGGGGTCGGTGGGTTGTTGATGGAAATCGTCACGCGGCCGCAGCCGCGCCTGCCGGTCGCGGACGGCAACCGCGACGTCGCGGCGATCATTCTGGCCGCCGGTCGCTCGACCCGGATGGGCGGGCCGAACAAGCTGCTGGCTGAACTCAACGGCAAGGCACTGGTGCGGATCGTCGCCGAGCGGGTGCTGGCGTCGAAGGCCTCCAGCGTCATCGTCGTCACCGGGCATCAAGCCGACAAAGTCGAAGCGGCGCTGCACGGGTTGAAAGTGCGGGTCGTGCACAATCCGGATTTTGCCGAGGGCCTGGCGAGCTCGGTGAAGGCCGGGATCGCCGCGGTGCCGGCGAGCGCCGATGGCGCGGTGGTGTGCCTGGGCGACATGCCGCTGATCGATAGCGAACTGCTCGACCGGCTGATCGCGGCCTTCGCGCCGGATCGCGGCAGCCTGATCGCGGTGCCGGTCAGCGACGGCCGCCGCGGCAATCCGGTGTTGTGGTCGCGGCGGTTCTTCGCCGAACTGATGACGCTCGACGGCGACATCGGCGCGCGGCATCTGATCGCCAAGCACAGCGAGGCGGTCGCCGAGGTGCCGGTCGAGGGACGCGGCGCCTTTCTCGACATCGACACCCCGCAGGCGCTGGAACAGGCTCAGCGCGGCTGA
- a CDS encoding XdhC family protein, with protein sequence MNLATLTELNAERAARRPAIVVTDTATGEQRLVKASEIAADPLSAELSKQLRMGKSASIEVDGNKLFLNVHAPTARLVIVGAVHISQALAPLARSLDYDVTVVDPRTAFASPERFPDVPLIAEWPDVALPPLAIDPYTAFVALTHDPKIDDPALLHAFARDCFYIGALGSRKTHAKRGERLKAQGASDVDIARIHAPIGLAIGAVSPSEIAVSIMAEITATLRLPKASAA encoded by the coding sequence GTGAACCTCGCAACGCTCACCGAGCTCAATGCCGAGCGCGCCGCGCGCCGCCCGGCGATCGTCGTCACCGACACCGCCACCGGCGAGCAGCGGCTGGTCAAGGCTTCCGAGATCGCCGCCGATCCGCTGTCCGCCGAATTGAGCAAGCAATTGCGGATGGGCAAGAGCGCCAGCATCGAGGTTGACGGCAACAAGCTGTTTCTCAACGTCCACGCGCCAACCGCGCGGCTGGTCATCGTCGGCGCGGTGCATATCAGCCAGGCGCTGGCCCCCTTGGCGCGATCGCTGGATTACGACGTCACCGTGGTCGATCCGCGCACCGCCTTTGCCAGTCCGGAGCGCTTTCCCGACGTGCCGCTGATCGCCGAATGGCCCGACGTCGCGCTGCCGCCGCTCGCCATCGATCCCTACACCGCCTTCGTGGCGCTGACCCATGATCCGAAAATCGACGATCCGGCGCTGCTGCACGCCTTCGCGCGCGACTGTTTCTATATCGGTGCGCTGGGCTCGCGGAAGACCCACGCCAAGCGCGGCGAGCGTCTGAAGGCGCAGGGCGCCAGCGACGTCGATATCGCCAGGATCCACGCGCCGATCGGGCTCGCGATCGGCGCGGTGTCGCCGTCCGAGATCGCGGTGTCGATCATGGCGGAGATCACCGCGACGCTGCGGCTGCCGAAAGCGAGCGCGGCGTGA